The Triticum urartu cultivar G1812 chromosome 5, Tu2.1, whole genome shotgun sequence genome contains the following window.
TACATGTATGTGACTGACTGGTGGATTTGGGCTTCTGTTCACACTTATATTTGCCAGAGGGTTGAGGCTAAGGGCCAAAGTAAGCACAAACTCTGTGGTGCTATGCTAGGATCCTTTTGCACTTTTTCGTATTCTTGGGAGATATGTGCATGCTTTGATGACTGATACAACAGTTTTTATGTTATATGTGCCACATTATCTCGTTATGCTTATGAAGTTCGGCCCAATTTTCCTTTGCATGGTTAATAATGATGGAATAAAGTTTCCTTTCTGTACAGAGTTCAGTAATCGTGTGCAATTTCGTCGTTGACTGAGCTAGTACATTACATTGTCCTTTCTTTGAACTCTAAACTAGTTCTTTGTTCTTCTGCGCAGTCAATTTTGTGTGTCTTCCTTTACCTGTCAATAATTAGCAAGGCGGTTTTTATTTAGTTTAATCAAATTCATGTACTTGCACTACTAACGCATGTTTCACTGTTCTTAACAGCAGAGTATATGGGCTGGCTGTTTCTCTGGATTGTCATGCTTTGGGGCGCAGAAGGGTGGAAAGCGTATAGTTCCTGCAGCACGTATGCCCGACGGGAGCGCATCGACTAACCGTGGAAATGCTCAGTCTGGTGGCAATCCCAACCAAAATGGGGCTATGAATCTGTCCCTTCTCGCACCACCGTCATCGCCGGCATCCTTCTCCAACTCCGCACTTCCTTCGACTGCCCAGTCACCTAACTGCTTCCTGTCAATCTCTGCAAATTCTCCAGGTGGCCCAACATCTAACATGTTTGCTGTTGGACCATATGCCAATGAGCCTCAGCTCGTCTCACCTCCGGCAGCCTTTTCGACCTACACAACTGAGCCATCCACAGCACCACTGACCCCTCCTCCTGAACTGGCTCATGCAACCACTCCATCCTCTCCAGATGTCCCGTACGCTCGGTTCCTTTCGTCGTCTATGGGTCTTAAAACTGCAGGCAAGGAGCACAACATGCATTACTACTCTGGTGGTTCAGGGCTCCAGGGGCCTTATCCACTTTACCAACCAGGGAGCCCTTCCAGCAGCCTCATTTCGCCTGCCTCGGTGACTCCGAGGACCGGCCTCTCCTCGCCTATCCCTGAGCAAAATGTTCCTACTGCTGCTCACTGGAAGACATCCAGGTCCGCCTGCGACACGCCGTATTCCATTGCTTCACCCATACCCGAGCAAGAGGTCCCTACTGCACACTGGAAGACCTCCAGGTCTGCCTGTGACACGCCGTACTCCAGGACATCGCCGTCGAACATCTTCGGGCTTGATTCAGCTGCCACAAGAAACTCCCTGCTAGATAGCAACTTCTTCCGCCCGGCTGCGTCTGCTCAGTTCTACCTGGATCAGGCTTATAATGGTGGCAAGCTCAGCGTCTCGAGGGACAAGCAACAAGATGCTGATGAGGTTGAAGCGTACCGAGCATCATTTGGATTCAGTGCCGATGAGATGGTTACAAGCACTCAACGTTATGCAGAAGCACCAGATGCCACGCTTGATGAGGGATTCAGCATATCTCCATTTGGAAACAATGCCCCTGCTAATAATACAGAGGAGGTACGCCCGTTTAATGAGCTGCCTAATGATGAGGTTCAGAAGGTGGGTAAGATGAGTAGATCACTTTCAAATGCAAAAGAGATGATGACAAGTCCCTCAAAGAAGCCAGCAGACCAGCTTCAACATAAGGCAGTGTACCTCGATATATTCAAAGGTGAATGTCCTGACTTCCAACCCCAACCATTCGTTCATTCTGTTATAGTACCGATCTTTGTACGCCAGAATCATCAATATTTGTTGGTTTTTTTTCACTCAGAATAATGTATAATTAGCAAGTAACTTCAATTATACTAGCACCGGCTCCATAGCCTGAACCTAAATGCTGGTGTTGTGTCAATGTTTCTGCGATCTTACTCACCATGCTCCTTTCCTTTCTTACTGCAGGAACTAAAGGGGGGTATCTGTCTGAGGACGACACGTCAGCTGTGAAAGACTGCCATCCATTCAGGATGACTCGAGACGAGATATCTCTGAAACCGatagaggtgaggaagaaggccCCAGCCGGGCAGGCATGCTCAGACGCGGAGGTCGAGTTCAGAAGGGCGAGGAGCCTGAGAGAGGCCAACAGCGTCTTGTCGTGGCGCAGCACCCTGTCAAGGCAACTACAGTAATGCATGGATGGTGCACTAGCTAATATATGCAGGATAAGTAAGTTGAAGAGTGAGCTTCCTCCCTTGGCCGAGCCGCCTAGCGTGCGTTGTCGATCGCTCGGAGGTGTTAGAAGTAAGTAATCTGTCGTAGTCACAGAGCTAGTAGCCTGTATCTATGTACTACCCATATATGTCTGGGGATCCTTTCTACTTCTAGCCCAGATGGATATGTGATGACCAACCAGCAGCTTGTATTCAGTTTCAGATTGCCATGTTCCTCTTCTGCTTTATGGAGACTCTGTAACCATTAGCAGTCCAGCACAATGAAATGAAATGAAAGGGCGTTGCTCCTGTCCTGATCCGCCGCCTGAATATTCACATGCTTACGCGATTTGCTGCATCTAACTGAACTTGATCTTGAGTAGCATTGTTCACAGCAGCAGCATCAATGTCAATGCTGGTACCCTGCAAAAAAAAAATGTCAATGCTGGTAGAATTTATCGAAATGAATGCAAGCTGACCTTGCATAGTTTGAATCAGTGTGCTTCTGCTTGCTTCCAGGAAGGAAGTCTTTTGTTATATGCATGAACACCATCAGGTTGTTCTCTGCCTTTCTACAGTTCATGGTGATTGGAATTGTAACAGAGTTGCAATTTGTACTTAACTGCTGTTACATAATGCATTTGTTCTCACATCCTGAACAATGTACGCGGCGTCTCATAGACCATTTATGCAATTGGGTTAGGGTTAGGCAGAGATGCAACATATACCCTGTATCCTCTCCCCCTGAAACCTCCAGCCCCTCTCCTGTTCTTCCTCCCAGGCTCTCTCTAGCACATTCTTCCTCCCAGGCTTTTGTTATATGCATTCCCTCCGCCTTTTTGGTGATTCTTCGCCTTGACATTGCCCAAGAGGGTAGGGTCCTGTCCGATGATGAGCGTGAGCTACGGGCTAGGCTCAAGAGGCGGGTCATTGCCTTGTCTGTGCTTGAAAGGTCTCGTAAGAAGCAATGCGCCAGAATCTCCAACCTTAGGGAGGGGGACGCAAATACTAAATTCTTCCACCGCCGAGTCAATGCTAGAAGGAGGAAAAACCACATCCATAGAATCAAGAATGAGCAAGGATGGGTCACCGAACATGTGGCTAAGGAGAAAGTAATTCATGATCATTTTTCCAACGTCATGAAGAAGGGCCCTTTAAGCCGCAAAGATTTCAACTGGGATGAGCTAAATTTGGAACCCGTCGACCTCCATGACCTTGACTCTGCTATGACCGAGGGTGAGGTCCTCAAAGCGATCAACGATTTGCCTTGTGACAAGGCCCCGGGTCCGGATGGCTTCACAAGCCTTTTTTTTCAAGAAGTGTTGGAACATTGTCAAGCCCGACCTCATGCGGGTCATAAACCATTTTGACTCCCTTCACACGTCAAACCTCTAGTGGCTCAATTCCGCCAACGTGGTGCTTTTGCCTAAGAAAGATGGGGCGGAGGGAATTGCCGATTATAGGCCCATTAGCCTACTCCACGCGATCGCGAAGATTATTGCGAAGGTGCTCTCCTTAAGGCTTGGCCCCCACATGACAAAGCTCGTTTCCAATGCCCAAAGCGCCTTCATCAAAACAAGAAGTATCCACGACAACTTTTTGTATGTCTGTAACCTCGCTCGGCGCCTGCACAAGAGCAAGACCCCTTCACTTCTCTTCAAGCTTGACATCCGCAAGGCCTTCGACACCGTGAAGCGGGACTACTTGCTCGACCTTCTTCAACGGCGAGGATTCCCTAGCAAGTTTAGGGACTGGTTCGCAGCCCTTCTTAGCTCCTCCTCATCGAGGATCATCCTCAATGGTATTGCCGGCGACCCAATTAAGCATGGTCAGGGCCTTAGGCAAGGGGACCCCGTATCCCCGCTGCTTTTCGTCATCGCCATTGACCCACTCCAAAGAATTCTCGAGGTGGCTACGAGAAAGGGGCTCCTCCACAAAATCAGGGGTAGGGGAGCCATGATGTGGACCTCCCTCTATGCAGATGATGCGGCCGTCTTCTTGGCTCCGATCAAAAGGGACGTCGACAACCTTGCAAACATTTTGAGGGGCTTCGGTGAGGTCACGGGTCTGTGTACTAACTTCAACAAGAGCTCTTTTGTGCCCATCCGATGCAACCACCTCGATTTGGGACGTCTGACCCAGAGGCTGCCGGCTGCTAGGGCTTCCTTCCCTCTACGATACTTGGGGCTCCCTCTCTCAGTTTGGCAACTAAAGTTGGTGGATCTTCAATTTCTAATGGACAAGGCCGCAAACAAGCTAACAACTTATGAGGGCAAAAACATCACCACCATTGGATGAACGACTCTTGTCAAGTCCATGATCACCTCCCAAGTGGTCTACCCTGCCACACCGCTAGTTATTGCGCCAACCATCTTGCTCAAAGTCAACAAACTTGAGAGAGCTTTCCTTTGGTCCGGTTCGGACAAGACAACGGGAGCAAAATGCAAGGTCAATTGGGATATTGTTTGCCGGCCACTTCAATACGGGGGACTTGGGGTTCTCAACACCAACAAGTTTACACGTGCCCTCCGGTTGCGATGGCCGTGGTATGAATGGAAGGAGCCCACCAAGATGTGGGCGGGGATGAAAAACCCGTGCGACGAGGAGGACCTATGCTTTTTCTATGCTTCCACTACTATCACCATTGGCAATGGTGCGAAGACCCCTTTTTGGGACTCACCGTGGCTTTCATGGGCGCAAGCCAAAAGACATTGCCCCGCTCATTTACAAAGCGTCAAAGAGAAAGAATTGGAAGGTTCGGGAGGCCCTCTCACACAATGCATGGATCCTCAAGATCAAACCGCCCACCATCATCTCCGCGGAGCTCATCACGCAGTTCTTCACTCTTTGGGCGCTTTTGCATGAGGTCCAACTTGATGATCTCACCGAGGATGACATTGTGTGGAAGCATACGGCTAGTGGAATCTACTCGGCGGCATCCGCATACAAGGCACAATTCTTAGGGATGGTTCCTACACccttggacaaaatggtttggaaggcttcccccccccccccccccccaaagtCAAGTTCTTCGCTTGATTGGCGCTACAAGACAGAATTTGGACTGCTGATCGTTTGGCAAAACGTGGGTGGGCCAACTGTGGTCTCTGCCCTCTCTGCATGAGAGTGCAGGAATGTGGGCCTCACCTTTTTTACAAATGCCGCTACACATGAAGGCTTTGGTCTTTGATCATTGACAAATACCATATTCTCGGTCTTCATGCCAACGGTTGGCTCCTGTTCGACTCAGTTGAGGCTTGGTGAGCAAGTACCTACAACAACGCCACGCCAAACCGCCAAGCTAAGGCGTCCCTCACCATGCTTGTTTCGTGAACTGTCTGAAACGAGCGAAACGCAAGGGTCTTCAAGCACAAGAGTGCTCCTCCAACTATTTTGCTTGCCTCCATAGAGACCGAGGCCAACCTTTGGGTCATCGCCGGTGCCAAAAAATTAGGGTCCATTATTTTGCGATGGTGATGTCATGCCGTGTATTGAGTGACTTGTAACAAACTTTATTCTCTCTTATTTAATGGATGAGGCAAaacttttgcctccgtttcaaaaaaaaaacatcTCTCAGAGAACTGTTTCCGCTCAGCGTAACGGTATGGATCGTTGCCACCGTGACACTTTGTCGACGACACACTTCCGTTGTCATCTCTGCTTCCATTATGAAAAGCCTCTGTCTGATCAGTGACCATGCACGTGTCTACAAAGAAAAAATTGGTTGTTTCACTCCAGCTTTCCGAATTAAACACACTAACAACACACAAGATCGATGGCCTTACACTTTTTCCCATCACAACAAATACTGGGAGATCTAGCAGACACACAGTGACATAGATGGCCTTGCACCTTTTCCATCATAAAGACAACCACAATGTCTGACAATATTTAAGCTTTGCAAGCAGCTGGCTGGACATGGCGCCTACGGTTTCGCAACGACCTCCGTGCTTGATGCTGCTCAAGTCGTCGTCTGGTTTCTGTATTTTAATCTAGGATCGACCGTCTTGATGCAGCACATATTTTACTTGAGCGAAATATTACAGGAAGGTGATGGTGAGCTTCCTGGACACTGGAGCTAGCCGTTGGGATTATAGTAATTCAAGAAAAGGACCTCGATTATTGTTGGTCAAACAAGATCTAGCCTCGTTCTCCACATAAATAATCATACCGTTTATACTTCCAAACCATGTTATTACTTAAGCCAGGGCCCTGAGGGTCAATGCTTACATACTGAGTTACAAGTAGCTTGCACTTGCAGCAGCCGCTCTTCATTCCTAGCCTTTTCTCCTCCGCGTGATAAATCTGAGCTGCTCTAGATGTCCACAGTTCCCTCCAGCTGATTGCCACAAACCGAGCTTGGCCTCCGCTTCTTGCAGGTAAGATCCAACCTTGGAATGGAATCCAGGGGAGCTTCAAATTTCTTCTTTTTCTCATGTTTATTATGCACGGATAGCGCGTGGAATGATCTATTTAGCACCTTTGATCTTCTTGCATGTCATTTGATTTCAACAATTGGAGGCTCGATATACTGTTCACCTCAATTTTTCAGGGGTATAATGGCCCGTCGCTGGAAACTTATTGATGATGCCAATTCAAGAGCGATGAGGGCTATCAACGGTTATGCCGTGTTCACGGGTTACCTAACCATGGATATCAAGGGCCTAGGTTTTCTCATACTTATATGGACCACCGTCGTACTCCTTGGTGGTTTCGTCTCTGCGCTTCAGAACAAATTTTTTTGGTGTCTCACATTTATCACTTTGGTACAAACAGCAGGGTAAAGTTTGAAGTTTCCACAATGCCTTTAGTTCATGCATTTTTAATGCTTTATGTCTTGTGTTTCTCTACATTTAGCTTCATGTTTGTATTTTTTTCCATTACTTAATTTCCACTAAAATAATGACTTCTTTTGTACAAGGGAGGCATATGAAGGCAACGGGCAATTAGGGGATATATCACTAGTTACATGGTCGAGGCAAAGATTAGAGAAGATGCGTACAATAAACGTACAACAAAGGTCGTTCTACACCGGCAGAAATGACACTTTGATGTTTCTTGGAGTAGGTTCAGTCGTTTCGATGGAGTGTGACCTGGTGCTATGTTAAGAATGCGTTGAGAGAAATTCGGTCGCACAGGCCTGCGTCGTGCACGACTCCTCACCCTCTCCAAACTTCTCTTTCTCGATGTCGATCGGAGTCATACACGACTCCTCAGACTCGACCACAGGACTCATAGTCTTTTCCTGTGAGCTTTAGTGCCCTCCCCCTAGTTACGTTCAGGTGAAGTGAATAGATTACATGCCCGCGGGAATGCTTATAGAGGCCATGTGTTCTTGATAAATGACCAAGTCTACTCATGGTGGTGGTAGGTGGAGAGGGTATATTGGTATGATTTGCTTCACTAGTCAAAGGTGACGGGTCCATAGTCCATGGTGTACTAGCTTGTGACGTTTTTTGTGTCGTCACGAGCTTCGAGTTGCTTACACTTATCATTATATTTTCATACCTTTTATGAAAATAGACATGATGGTATACGGATTTATCGCGTTTGATCGAAATGGCGAACAATTCATCCGGCAAGTTGAGCGAGCTTGAGGGGTTCATCTGCCAGGAACCCTCCAACTCACAAAAAGGACAAGCAAAAGATCACTATCATGGGATTTCACAACAATATTCATGATTTATATGATTCGGGGGCAATTGCGCACTTGGAAGATCAATGTACGGAATTCACACGAGGATATACCTAAGTTCAACCGTCTGTATCACTACATATTTTAGTGACTAACCGGAGCCTTGTAATGTTCAAAAAACCTTCAGTGGAGGTGGTTTTGCACTACTGGAGAGTTAATTGGTCGTATGAGTAAAATGCATGAGCGGTCCTAATTCTTTCATCAAAGTGTCGACCGGGTCCTAATTTTTCAAAATGCATGTCTGGGTCTTAAATCTTTTTAAATTGTTCATCCGAGGTCATAAATCCGTCTGACCAACACTGACCTACCTACATGGCGCTTTGACCATGGTCACGTGGATAGGAGGGCCCAGGAGGAGTAACGACCAGCCATGCATATTTGCAAGAAAGCCCTCAAACACTAATTTGTTCACATTCGCAGTCCCTTTCATCTTCCCCACCCCCTCTCGCGAAACCAAAGTCGAGCGACGGAAGTGGCACTGCTCCGGTGAGAAGCGGAGGTCATGGGTGGCGGTAGTTCGGCAGGGTCGGCCGCTAGAGTTGTGACGACGGGCGTGACACCCTGATAgctaagctacagtaaacccctGTTAATGACGCCAGGTCATCGTAATTAAAATTTTGCTAAACCTCGCTCGTTTCAAAATTAGTTCAAATACAAATTTAAATAAAAAATCAAATTAGGTTTTAAATATTCCTTAGATAATTTTCATGCATCAATCAacattttctaaagatttaaaatGCCCCTGATATAAAAACAGTAACCAAGACCGCCGCATTTAGGTCATTTTCATTTAATAAAAATACAAAACAACTACTAATCGCTCCCAAAATTTTAGTGACAGTGAGGTATGTTGAATACTATACTAAATATTGAGACCAGCCACACATTTTATAAAAATGGATTATTGTTAAAAGTGCAATagcaaacaaaagaaaagaaaacaaacaaacaaaaagaaCAAAAGACCAGCTCCCCCCCTCCCCTGCTGAGCCGTGAGGCCCAACTGGCCAGCCAGCCGGCCCACCCCccccttggcctatatgggctaCCTCTCCATCCCCCGAACCGTAGACCCCCAACCCCGTTCCTCTCCTCCCTCGCTCCCCACGCACTGCCACACACTCGCTCACGCGCAGGGCAGCGCCCAGGTCCGTGCTCCTTCTACCTCCCGCCCCGTCACCCGCCTCTGACGACCAGCGCCGCCCCTCCTggcctccttcctcttcctcctgCACCGCGCCCTTCATCCCCGAGCTCCGCGCGCTCCATCCATGGTCGTCCCGACCTCCTGCCGCAATGTCGCCGTCTCCCCTCGCTCCGGTGAGCCGGGAAACCAGGCCGCCCACCTCCtcctgcctgctccctcctcgcGACATCCCGGTTGGCCGCACCTCCTGCGGCCTCAGCCGCCATGGCCACAGGCCATGGCCTCCGTCTCCAGCCCCGCCGAGGTGCACATCCCAAGTGCACCACCACGAGCCCGCTGCCATCCCTACGGCTCCACTGTGAGCTCCTActtcccctctccctcctctaGGATCGCACGCGTCTCCCTAGCATCGTCCCCAACGAGCTCCGGCCGTCGCGGACAACCTCGCCGTCGACAATTTAGGCCATCCCAGCTCGCGTTCCTTGCACTAACGGATGCGACTCGACGCCAGCTCTCGAATGCACCCGGCCGCGagccaaatggtcgccggagggcCATTTCCGACCGCCGACGCCGTCCTCGTGGTCGTCGGGGCTCTGCCACCGGTGCGCCGCCACGGTCTTAACCTCCctgggtcaccgacaggtgggcCCAGGGTCATTAGCCACTAACCCCAGCCCTAAACCCcactgacgtgtggcccccacCTTAACTAATTAGGATTAGTATAAATTAACTCTGTTAATTAACTCAACCACTGACAGCAAGGCCTAGAGGGCATACAACCTTCTTTGCTACGTACGTACTGTCGGACAATTCATTATCCTTTGGAAGcatcttcttcaatattttcagtagcttctcaaatcctttgtcaggtaCACCATTCtctaccttccactgcagcaattctagTGTGGTAGATaaatactagaaaaattcaaACAATTCCAAATTTTTGTGAGGTAGATAATTTGATTGTAAAGTTCGCTCCAATTTTTAGATCATTTGGGCACATGAGCAActctcagcaaaaaagacaaatcatGTCAGAATAATGCGTGCATAATAAACATTTTTACAAACCCCGAATTTGTATTTTTTGCCGAGTGCTGCTTAAATGTCCAAATGATTTAAAAGTTGGTGTGAACCTCACATATCAAATTATCTACCACACAAAAAAttagaattttttgaatttttctagtatttGTTCTGATTTTTTTGTCAGGCCAGTGGATTCTGTAAAAAAACATATTTAAAAATAATAATCATATAATTAAAATAATGTTATTTGTTAAGCTCCCAtcatctatatctataccaatataaaaagacacAAATAAGCATATCCAATTAATCTCGatcatcaaatcatgtcaatccaacgacctagactgcttcaatgtcgagcgctcaacatgTTTAGTGTatagttaatttcatgccaaatataatgctaatcacataataatACTCAAATAATATGatacttaatatccgcatgcatTTAATATACTTTCTTTGAAATTAACGTGCCttgcacgtacacattgactagtCAAATAGAAGCATGCGAGAGCTCCGACGTTGTCTTTCACAATGGACCCTATTGGTCAGTCTCAGCTCGCAGCATGGGCCCGTAGGTCATGGTGCGAAGGCCCATTAGTCAAACTTTTTGTGCCCAAGTCGGTTCGTTTTGATCGGCAAACCCCCTATTTGACACTGCAGGCGCACATTAACGTGTATTTTGCAAACATGCGCCTGCAAAGCCCcatgctgggccggcccattctaATTTTCCCCTCTGTTTTTTGAGAAATGTCAACAAAAGCTGGCACTATGGTTCGAACCCGGATTGCAACTGCTACGCTCTAACCACCACGCCACCACACAGCTAGTGCGTTCGTTTTTAATTTTTATTCGTTGTTCAGTTCGGTTTATTATTCTATTTTTTCACATTCTTTAATGCATGTTTTTTTATAGATTCGTGAACCTTTTTTTTTCTAAATGCATGAACTTTTTCTATGAATTCATGAAGTATTCTTCAAAATCgatgatttttttaaatttgaTGAACTTGTAAAATTCGCTGAACTTTTTCCAATATcgatgatttttttaaaaaaattaatgaactttttccaaattctGTGAACTTCTTTTGAAATTCTATAAACTTTTttcaaattgatgaacttttttcaaattctaTGAACTTTTTCATTTCCGATGAAACTTTTTTCAAATCGATGAAATTTTTTCAAATTctatgaactttttcaaattcacaaACCTTTTCTATTTTATCGAACTTTTCTTTTGAATTCATGGTTTATGTGAATGCGttttcacatttatgttttcTTTATTCACATATATTTTATAGTGGGTATATAATAGTATATGTTTAATGTTTGTGCTGAATGAAAGGTCAAAGAGAACTATTTAGCTTAATTAAGAAAATCTTGATAGCATACAATAAAatgtttttgaaattttaaaaaatgttcacacgTTTGAATAAAATGTATGTAACATGATGAAATGTATATCATGTATTTGGAAAACGTTAAACATGTTTAAAATATAATTTTGATTTATGCAGAAACTGTACAAATGTATATGTAAAAGGTAGACATCAAAAATATATTTTGGAAAAACATTTAATCCTGTAATTATTATTTTTAACctgtataaaaaatgttccttGTGGATATAAATGATGTGAAATTATAAAAAAATGTACACGTgttttaaaaaaatatttatgACATTATGAAAAAAATGTGAATGGCGTATCTCAGGAAATTGTAAAGCATGTATGAAAAAATGTTCTTGATTT
Protein-coding sequences here:
- the LOC125506931 gene encoding uncharacterized protein At1g76660-like isoform X1 — its product is MAAPGSSNGGGGSRSQQQQQPQQDKQSIWAGCFSGLSCFGAQKGGKRIVPAARMPDGSASTNRGNAQSGGNPNQNGAMNLSLLAPPSSPASFSNSALPSTAQSPNCFLSISANSPGGPTSNMFAVGPYANEPQLVSPPAAFSTYTTEPSTAPLTPPPELAHATTPSSPDVPYARFLSSSMGLKTAGKEHNMHYYSGGSGLQGPYPLYQPGSPSSSLISPASVTPRTGLSSPIPEQNVPTAAHWKTSRSACDTPYSIASPIPEQEVPTAHWKTSRSACDTPYSRTSPSNIFGLDSAATRNSLLDSNFFRPAASAQFYLDQAYNGGKLSVSRDKQQDADEVEAYRASFGFSADEMVTSTQRYAEAPDATLDEGFSISPFGNNAPANNTEEVRPFNELPNDEVQKVGKMSRSLSNAKEMMTSPSKKPADQLQHKAVYLDIFKGTKGGYLSEDDTSAVKDCHPFRMTRDEISLKPIEVRKKAPAGQACSDAEVEFRRARSLREANSVLSWRSTLSRQLQ
- the LOC125506931 gene encoding uncharacterized protein At1g76660-like isoform X2; the encoded protein is MAAPGSSNGGGGSRSQQQQQPQQDKSIWAGCFSGLSCFGAQKGGKRIVPAARMPDGSASTNRGNAQSGGNPNQNGAMNLSLLAPPSSPASFSNSALPSTAQSPNCFLSISANSPGGPTSNMFAVGPYANEPQLVSPPAAFSTYTTEPSTAPLTPPPELAHATTPSSPDVPYARFLSSSMGLKTAGKEHNMHYYSGGSGLQGPYPLYQPGSPSSSLISPASVTPRTGLSSPIPEQNVPTAAHWKTSRSACDTPYSIASPIPEQEVPTAHWKTSRSACDTPYSRTSPSNIFGLDSAATRNSLLDSNFFRPAASAQFYLDQAYNGGKLSVSRDKQQDADEVEAYRASFGFSADEMVTSTQRYAEAPDATLDEGFSISPFGNNAPANNTEEVRPFNELPNDEVQKVGKMSRSLSNAKEMMTSPSKKPADQLQHKAVYLDIFKGTKGGYLSEDDTSAVKDCHPFRMTRDEISLKPIEVRKKAPAGQACSDAEVEFRRARSLREANSVLSWRSTLSRQLQ